In the Pan paniscus chromosome 19, NHGRI_mPanPan1-v2.0_pri, whole genome shotgun sequence genome, CCCATACCTCCCACACCTGGAGGGGAGCAGAGCGCAGCTTCAAGGTTCCTGGggtagagacagcaagagagcaGATGATGGCCAGGCGGGGTGAGGAGGTCTTGGCTGCTTGGAATGAGGCAGCAGGTGTCAGGACAGCTGCCATGTGGCCCACGAGAATCAATGAATGTCCAAGATCTTCAGGCCTGACCAAAGGAGGGACACCTCCCTGGCTCTCTGACTACTCCTCTTAGCCTTTTCTCTGCCTTGCTGGAAACTGTCACCTTCCTGAGTGTGGTCCTCATTCTAGGCCGAGCATCTTCCCAGCTGTGTACAGTTGCCTGGTcgttcctctctttctccctcccagtCTCCATCTCTTGGGTGGACAGCCTTCCCCCTATGCAGGCCAGCTTTTCCTGCCTTCAGTGTGTTTCTCACTTGATCATGTCTGGAGGCCTGGCCCAGGTATGGGCCATTCTGTCCTGGGAACACTCACATTCCTCTCTGTGGCGAGGAAGCTCAGAAGGCTGAGCCTGAGGGGAAGACACTGGAGGCCTGGGGTCTCTGTGTGCAGCCGCCTGTCTCCTAGATCCTCTTCTTCCCTGGGGTGGGAGGAACAGACGTCCATGCCCACAGACAGGAGAGGGCCTATGGTCTcctcttcctgtttctcttcctcccttaCAACCCTCCCTGAAGCTTTCCTTCCCTCCATGTCAGGAGCTCCGGGAGGCAGTAGGACAGGTACAGGCATTCATTTGCCCTGGACCATGGCCtctttgggaggcctcaggatccTTGCCAAAGGGAGGTGGGTGCGTTGGAGCACAGTATTTACCCATGTGGGGGTGTGAGGCCCCCGCCGGGAGGGCCATTTCTTTCTGAGCTGAAATAACCAGTTTATCCCCTCTGGGAAGAGGCAGCTCTTATCTTTATAATCCCCCAAAGCCACTGTGGAGAGCGGGATTAGGTGAGATTTAGGGAAGGGAGCTGGGGAATCCTGGGGCCAGGCCCCGTCCCTCAGGCCAGCACTGGGGGCTCCACTTGAGTGCCTCCTGTGATGCCAGGCTGTGGCAGGGGGCAGCATCCCCGGGCCCAGGAGCCACTCTTACTTATGGGATGTGTGCCCTGCCAGGGCTGAGGCTCAGTTGCCGAGGAGGGGGTATGTGTGGAGACAGGCAGGAAGGAGTAAGCCCAGAAGGCCAGAGGGCACAGCCAGGGCAGGACTCTGGGAGACAGAACTGTGGGCCGCATAGAGGGTGGGGAGAGCAGTGAGACGAGGCAGCCAGGGGTCACCAGCCCCACAGCCTGTGGCTGAGCCTCCTCCATGGCTGCCCCAAATCCCTTTCCTGGTGCCTGAAGTCTAGGGATTCACTCCTCTTGCTCAGGAGGTTTTCCGGAGGGAAGCTCACGTGGATGCTTCGCAGGTGGCCCTGGAAAGACTCACTTCTCCTTCAGGCGCTGCCTTTCATGGGGCTCTTCTTTGTCCCAGGGCCTCAgagctggggtgtggtggctcacgtctataatcacagcactttagcaggctgaggagggaggattgcttgaggtcaggagtttaagaccagcctgggcaacatatcgaggccccatctctacaaaaaaatgcaaagggccaggcacagtggctcaggcctataatcctaacactttgggaggccgaggcgggcagattgcctgagctcaggagttcgagaccagcctgggcaacatggtgaaactccgtctctactaaaatataaaaaaaaattagccgggcgtggcggcatgtgcctgtagtcccagctactcgggaggctgaggcaggagaatttcttgaacccaggaggcagaagttgcagtgagctgagattgcgccactgcactccagcctgggcaacagaacgagactctgtctcaaaaaagaaaaaaaaaaaagcaaagaaaattagctgagtgtagtcccagccactccataggctgaggcaggaagatcgctggAGCCTGAGAGGTGTAAGCTGCAGCGAACCATGCCcacgccactgcatccagcctgggcagcagagcaagaccctgtctcaatttaaaaatatatgtatgtatggcCTGGAATTCCCTTCATCCCCAGAACTTTTGGTTCAGTAGGTCCGGAGTGGAGCCTAGACATCcaccacatttttaaaagctgtggTGTCTAAGATTTTGGGCTGACAGTCCCGATTAAGGTGAAGCCTTGACTAAGCTGCAGAATGCCTCGGGTTGTTCCTGTTGCTGTTTCATTGGGATcattgcattcattcattcattcatttattcattcattcattcagcaagtattcACTGAGCTTGTGTGTGCCATGCACTGTCTCAGCAGTTGGATGGTGAGGGTGTGTGGAAATGGAAGAATTCAGAGCCTGTTTTTAAGGAATTTGCAGTCTGGAGGGAGAGCCAGCTGTGTCAATCTGTGATTACAGTTCTGTAAGGTGCAGGCTGCAGGCCAGGTTGCCCAGGACACCATTGACATGTAAACCTCCCCTGAAGTGCAGCCCTGGGTTTTGGGAAAATGTCCCAGAGGAGGTGATGTTTGAGCTGAGTCTTGAAGGAGAAGCAAGAGTTGACTGGGGTGGGGCACGTGTTTCTCGCTGGGAAACACATCAAGTATGTGAACATGAGCTGAAGGGGCTCGGCTCGTGTCAGGAGGAGCAGGAaaggaggccagggaggctggCACATCTGAAGGGCCTCCAGGAGCACACACAAGAATCGGACTTGATTTTAAGGGTAAATAGGTCATTTGACCAACCAGGCAGGCCCTGCTCTGGCCAAGGTGTTCCAGTGGGTTTGGAAAAGTTAGAGACAGTGTGGGGTGGAGTTTGGGCAAGCATAAGGCCAGGGTCAAGAATGTTCTAGAGGTGATTGGGTGAGACAGTCACTGTGGGAGGAAAGGTGACTCTGGCACTAGAGCCAGGTGGCAAgttcaagtttttttcttttttcttttttttttttttgagacagagtctagctctgtcacccaggctggagtgcagtggcgtgatcttggctcactgcaacctctgcctcccggttcaagtgattctcatgcctcagccacccaagcagctgggattacatgcatgcaccaccatgcccagctaatttttttatttttagtagggatggggtttcaccatgttggcctggccaggctggtctcaaatgcctgacctcaagtagcgcacccgtctcagcttcccaaagcgctgggattacaggcgagagttCGGCCCGAGTTCAGGTTTTTGGACACATTGACTCCTAGGTCCCTGTGAAGCAGCTGTAGGCCCGTTCAGCAGACGGGTCCACATTCAGGGTAGCGGTCAGACTTGAAGTAAAATAGGAGTTGTAGGCTTGTTGGTGGCAGGTGACTCTGTGACTGTGGATGAGGTTGCTCTGGAAACCTACAGAGGTTGGTAACGTGTCCTAGGTGGCCTATGGGGTAGACGGATGGGGAAGAACAGTCAGAGTCAACGGAGAAAACAGGAGAGAAGCCAGGAATGGGGGAGTCCTGACAGGGAGAGGCTGGGCCACAAGGTCGCCTAAGATGATGTGGTTGGTCCCTGCGTCGTCGGGGCCTACACCGTCCACACCTTGTCCCATTCATCTTTGGTGAGATGGGAGTGTGCCTCCACACAGTCCTGCCCTGGGAATAGCTGCCTTTTTTTCTGTTATGTCCTTCCTAATGTTTCAGTGTTACAATATCCTCTCTTTCATGAAATGGTAGTTATAGAAGATGGTGGGTTTTTTCCCTCCCTGCCCCTTtcttccgtccctccctccctccctcccaacctctctccctccctgacaGAGCTGGaaggtttttttccttcatgtctttcCTAGGAACAGTGAAATGCTAgcatctcttttttgttgttgtttttttgagacagggtctcattttgtcatttaggctggagtgcagtggcacaatcacagctcactacgaccttgacctcctgagcccaagtgatcctcctgcctcagcctcctgagtagctgggtgcatgccactatgcccagctaattttttctttctgattttttgtacagatggggttcctctatgttgctcaggctagtctttaACTCTTAGgttcgagtgatccacctgcctccacctcccaaagtgctgggattacaggtgtgagccaccacgcctggccaaaagatAGCATCTCTATGTTAGCTTCCctctctccatttaaaaaaagatatattttaggccaggcacagtggctcacgccagtcatcccagcactttgggaggccaaggcgggcagatcacttgaggtcaggagttcaagaccagcctggccaacatgatgaaacctcgtctccactaaaagtacaaaaaattagcccgacatggtggtgtgtgcctgtaatcccagctactcgggaggctgaggcgggagaatcaccggaacccgggaggcagaggttgcagtgagccgagatcgcgccactgcactccagcctaggagactaagcaagactctatctaaaaaaaaaaaaaaaaattgtccatgcAATCAAAGACTGGCCCCCTTGCAATAAATTGGGAGATCAGTGGTGAGCACAGCCTGGGTGGGCAGGGAGCTCGCCAGTGGCAGTGGGGAAAGTGAGTTGGGGAacatggaataaaagaaaaagttgttttgttttttaatttggctGTAAAGAGTAGGGTAGGAGGCTGTGCACTTGAACAGTTTGTAATTTGGTGGAGATGGACATGGTCACACCTTGAGAGGCCAGAGCTGGTAGGGGAAGAGATGTGAGGATCCCAGAGGAGGGGAAGGATGAAGGGCCAGGGAAGGGGAGGGTTGGGGCCCGCGTGCCTTGCATAGCCTTGGCCTGGCAGTGACGCCCAGCGCCTCCTGCTTGCCTGCAGGGCGAGCCTCCCTCAGCCCTGGGCCTGTCCACGCGGAAGGCCCTCAGCGTCCTGAAGGAGCAGCTGGAGGCAGTGCTGGAAGGACATCTCAGGGAGCGGAAGAAGTGTCTGACGTGGAAGGTGAAGCTTCTTCTCGGGGCTACCAGGGCCTGGCTGGGATGGCAGGGAAGTGTGGGAGGCCCCTTCTCAGGACTCTGATGTACCCTGTCACCCTGGACAGTGTGACCCAACTGAGGCCTCATGAAATATCAGAAAGAAGCCAAGGTTCCCCTCAGAGTGGCTCCTGAGCCTGCTTGCTGCAGGAGCCCAACAGGCTGGAGCCCAGCCGAGGTCAAAGAGAGGGGACCAAGGCGGCCATGGGGGCTGGGAAGGGTGCCGGGGGAGGCAGCCAGATTGGAGTGGGACAGGCCTCTCATTGTCCCCTCCCTGTCCGAACTTCCCAGGAGGTGTGGAGAAGCAGCTTCCTCCACCACAGTAACCGCTGCTCCTGCTTCCACTGGCCGGGGGCCTCACTCATGCTACTGGccgtgctgctgctgctgggctgCTGCGGGGGACAGCCAGCTGGGAGGTGTGCGCCCAGGGGCTACTCCCCAACCTCTCCAGCTGTGCTGTCCATCCTGCCGCGGCACCTGGGACAGACCAGGGCTCTTGGGGGCTGTCACCCCCAAGCTGCTCCTGGGATGTAAGGGAACCTCCTCAGTCCCTTGAATGGGGTCAGAGGCCTAGCTGGTGTCAGGGCACCAGAACGGGACAGTCTTTCCACAAGGGACtggggtgggaaggggagctGTGGCCTGGGGGCTGCTGGGTGGGCGAGCCCTCACTCCCTGTGGGTGCGGCCTCTCTTTCCTCCCACCAGCCGTGGGGTGGGGCTGGTGAATGCCTCGGCCTTGTTCCTGTTACTGCTTCTCAACCTTGTGCTCATCGGGCGGCAAGACCGGCTGAAGCGTCGGGAGGTAGAACGGAGGCTGCGAGGGATCATTGATCAAATCCAAGGTGAGGTCAAGGGCAGGCATATTGGTGGGAAAAGATGACCGGACATATCAGAGCCCTGAGGGCTCCCCTCCTGCACCCCAGCACAGACGGGTTGCCTGTGGCCAGCATTGCAGGGGCTCTTGTCATCTGGGGAGTtagaaggatgcccactctctTTTGAGCAGGGCAGTGAGAGCTGTgggatggtggtgggtgcccaggCAGAGGGCTGGGCAGGCAGGAAGGCCAACAGTGGCAGGTGGGCTTGCAGGCTGGCTCACGTTGGGAAACCAACAGGGAAGTCCTCTCACATGGCAGGAGGATGATTGAAGTTTTCTCGTTCAAGTCCATCTTGTCTGGTGTACTGTGCTGGGAGACATGGGAAGGTGGGCAGACATACCTGCAGGAATTGGGGTGGGGTAGGGGCCGGGAGCCTGAGATGGAGCAGCCCAGTTCCAAAAGGGAGGGGAGTGGCTTGGATTTCTGCTTGGCCTTTCATTCAGGCGGTGTTTATGAAGCTTGGCTGCGGATTGAGGGTTGTTGAGGCTCTTTTGAGGGACGGTGGCTCCTGCTGTCCAGGGGCATGTGGTGCTGTGGGAGAAGCAGCACCCACTCATGAGACCTTTCTCCAACAGACCTGGGCAGTGGACGTTTAGATGCTAAGTGAGTTTGTCCTTTCGTTCCGAGATGGTTAATtgccaccatgtgccaggcactgggagtgcaatggtgatGGCAAAAGATGGGCCCTGCTTTCCGGAGCTTAGTCTCCTGCCCAGGAGCATCAGTGGCTCCCTTTTGCTTATGGAAGCCATCCCAGAGGCACGCGTGGCCTCCCAGAGCCTCCAACACAGGCTCACCTTCCTCTCcagcctcttctcttcctcctcattctGATGCTGAAACTACTCACCAGTCCTAGGCCCACTGTGTATCAGCCTCTGCCTCTGTGCCTCTCTCCACTGTTCTCTGCTGGTGAGCTTCTCCCTCACTCATCTCCAGCTGACAAAACCATTCTTCCAGGCCCATCCCCAGTGCTTCCTCTTTCAGGAAGCCACCTCTGATCGCCCCAGCAAATCGGTTTGCTCCCTCTTCTGGACTCCTGCAGCACAGGGATCTTTGTTAATGCTTAGCCGTGTTTGCCTTGTCCAAACAAGGCTAACACCGCATTATCTGTCCACATGTCTCATCTGCCCCACTGGGTTGTGGCTCCTTGAGGAGCTATGTTGTTGTCTCCACCTTGCACCCCTCACAGGCCCTCCGCAATGCTTGTGAAGTGTATCTGAATGGGATGGGGGTACAAAGAACGAGAGCTCCAGGTGTTGAGAGGAGGTAGAGGCTCTGGGGCTGGAGTGGCCGGGTAGGGCTTTATAAGGGAGGCGTCCTTGAAAGCAGGGAAGTGTTGGAACGAGTGGAGGGGTTTGACGCAGACCTCCTGGGAGAGGAAGTGGGCAGACAGTGCTTCCGGAAGTGCTGCTGTATCTGACTGGGGGGCAGGGCCGTGGCTGAGAGGGTTGTTTCCCTCTTTCCATTCCCCTCAGATGCCCTCAGGGATGGCAGGGAGATCCAGTGGCCCAATGCCATGTATCCAGACCTCCACATGCCTTTTGCGCCATCCTGGTCCTTGCACTGGGCCTACAGAGACGGACACCTGGTCAACCTGCCAGTCAGCCTGCTGGTTGAAGGAGACATCATAGCTTTGAGGCCTGGCCAGGAATCGTTTGCTTCTCTGAGGGGGATCAAGGTAGCTTGAGGCTTTCCTTCTCCCTTGGAAATGCGGTGGGAACATCCACAGGCAATGATGGGAGGGTCCCCAGACTTCATCCGGAAGCTTCCCGGCCAGCTTACTGGCTTTTTGGCAGAGGCTCTGGAACATCTTCCTCCAccctgctgttcttttttttttgaaacagggtctcaccctgtcgcccaggctggagtgcagtggcacgatctcaactcactgaagcctctgcctcctgggttcaagcgattctcccacctcagcctccccagtagctgggattacaggcacatgccaccacacctcaactggcttattttttattttttggtagagatggggtttcggcatgttggccaggctggtttcgaactcctgacctcaggtgatccacctgccttggcctcccaaagtgctggaattacaggtgtgagccaccacgcctggccccctgTGCTGTTCTTTATTCTCGCTAAAAGTCTAGTCCCACAGGCCCTGTCCCAGTGGACTCTGGGCTAACCGATGGCTCCTAACCCCAGGGAATGTCTGTACTTAGATGAATTGTCCAGGAAGAGTGGCCTCTGATAGGACCTCTCGTTCCCACTCTCCCACTTGCTGCCGGCAGGATGACGAGCACATCGTCCTGGAGCCGGGAGACCTCTTCCCCCccttctcccctccaccctcaccccgGGGAGAAGTGGAGAGAGGGCCACAGAGCCCCCAGCAGCACCGGCTTTTCCGTGTCCTTGAGACCCCTGTGATCGACAACGTCAGGTAGGGGTGCTGCCCCGCCTCCTCCTGTCCCTGGTGTCTTCCGTGAAGAGGGGAATGGGACTGACAAGGAAGGGGCCCCGTTCATCTCGAGGTTCTCTTGAGGGCAGGCATCTCCTTAGGCTCCTGTCCTTAACATCTTGTGAGAATTCTTAGACTGAGTGGTGCCCTCTCCCAGTCTCTACTCTGAGGGGACAGCTCTGGAGGTGAacacgggctagggccagggcagAGCGTGGAACTGCAGGACTCACGTGGAACTGCAGGACTCACGGTGCTTGAAGAAGCGGTATCTGGCAGAGAGGCCCAGAATCCTCCCAAGGTGTAGGTTTCTAGCCTCTCTGCCAAGTGAGACTGACAGTCACTTCTTTCTGCAGATGGTGCCTGGACATGGCCCTGTCCCGACCAGTCACTGCCCTGGACAATGAGCGGTTCACAGTGCAATCGGTGATGCTACACTATGCTGTGCCCGTGGTCCTGGTGCGTGTGGCGGGGCTGTGCGGGGCTGCATGGGGCAGAGGAGAGGGCTGGACACGGGGGGGTCTCAGGGCCACTCACATGAGCGGGGGTGAATGCAGAGGGTCCCAGAGTGAGCCAGCCTGTGGAGTAGCAAAGGAAGGGGAATGGCAGTGCCTGGGTCCCTCTAGAGGGGCGGGGTCAAGGCTGTGCCTCTGCTGTTCCCAACAGGCCGGCTTCCTCATCACCAATGCCCTGCGCTTCATCTTCAGTGCCCCGGGGGTCACTTCCTGGCAGTACACCCTCCTCCAGCTCCAGGCAAGGACCACCCTGTCCTCTCTCTCATGCTTCCCTCCGACCCGCAGGGCTGGCTCTTCTCCTAGTACCCTGGctgtccctccctctctgcaGCCCAGAGGCCCCCTCACGCTTCAGCTGAAGAACACCTCTTTCCAGCTGGGCGCGgggactcaggcctgtaatcccagcactttgggaggccacggcgggcagatcatgaggtcaagagatcgagaccatcctggccaatatggtgaaaccccgtctctactaagaatataaaaattagctgggcgtggtggcacgtgcctgtagtcccagccattcaggtggctgaggtgggagaatcccttgaacctgggaggtggaggttgcagtgagccgagatcacgccactgccctccagcctggcgacggagcaagactccgtctcaaaaaaaaaaaaaaagaacacctctTTCCCTTCCTGCCCCTGAGAGAGCTGGCCCTTCCTGCCCAGGGAATGGCCGTGGGGCCAGGGcagcccttcccttccctcctccccaggcccgGAGCTCAGGAGCCATCTGTGTGGTCCGCTCCTTCCCAGGTGAATGGCGTCCTGCCCATCCTCCCCCTGCTCTTTCCAGTCCTCTGGGTTCTGGCAACTGCCTGTGGAGAGGCCCGTGTCCTGGCCCAGATGAGcaaggcctcacccagctccctgGTAGGTTCTTCCAAGGTGTCTGGGGGAAGTCACAGGAACAAAAAGAGGGAGCTGGCTGTGCCAGAGGACGGGGGCAGAAGTCCAGCCCCACCTTGGGCTCggcatgttggtcagcctgggcAGCTCTCCAGGCCTCGGGCCCTCTCCATTCCAGAAGGGCCTCCAGGCCAGGCCCTGGGTGTGAGTGAGCGTCTACCCTGGCTTCCACCAGGTGGGGAGTCAGAACGGCCTGGGCCCTTTACCAAAGGGGTTGGGAGCCCCGCTGGTGTGGGCCCCCCTCTGCCAGCTTGGAGAGGCCTGTGTGAAGGCGGCGTTTTCCTCACTGAGGACCTCACCCTCTCTCCGTGCAGCTGGCTAAGTTCTCAGAGGATACTCTCAGCAGCTATACGGAGGCTGTCTCCTCTCAGGTACAACACTGACCCGGGATGGCTTCTCTCGCAGGTCCCTAGAGCCATAACCCTGGGACTCCCCTATTTATGGCCTTAAAGCCTCCAACCAGGCTCTTAGAGCCCCATGTCCACCCGTTACATGTGGACATAACCTGGACCTGTTCCCATAACGTGTCCACACCCTGTCCCAGAGAAGTGCCTCTCCACCCCAACTTCGTGGTGCTCCCCTGGATTTTCCCCTAGAGGCCGTCTCCAGGGAAATGAGGCTGAGCCCTAAATGGCCTTGCAGACTTCCTCTCTCCCACCAGGAAATGCTGCGCTGCATTTGGGGCCACTTCCTGAGGGTGCTCGGGGGGACATCGCCAACGCTGAGCCACAGTTCCAGCCTGCTGCACAGCCTGGGCTCTGTCACGGTGAGGGTGGGCCTTGCGGGGAGGAGGCAACTGTCATGCCCGCCCTGCTCTCTGGCTGGGCCTGGGCTGCCCACCTGCCGCTTGAGTGGCCCCTGGGCAGGATAGGCTAATGCCAGGCCCCTTTCCTATCTCAAATGCTTTCCATGCAGGTCCTGTGCTGTGTGGACAAACAGGGGATCCTGTCATGGCCAAATCCCAGCCCAGAGACTGTACTGTTCTTCAGCGGGAAGGTGGAGCCCCCTCACAGCAGCCACGAGGACCTCACCGATGGCCTATCCACCCGCTCCTTCTGCCATCCCGAGGTAGAGGAGGAGGTACGGCCGGCTCCCATGGGCCCGACTCTGGGCCAGGCTGTTTAGCCTTGGAGCCTGGCCAGGGAGGGTGAGGTTTCGGAGGGCGAAGGAGGGTTTGGGCACCATTAGGATCTGCTTCTGGGCAGGTGAGGTGAAGACAAGGCAGCCAGGGGACCTAGAAGCATCCTGTCTCCCCAGGCTATGGGAGCCACTGGTCCTAGCCTGTGCTCCTCATTCTCTTCAGCCCCATGAACGAGACGCCCTCCTGGCTGGCTCCCTGAACAACACCCTGCACCTTTCCAATGAGCAGGAGCGTGGCGACTGGCCTGGCGAGGCTCCCAAGCCCCCCGAGCCCTATTCACACCACAAAGCGCATGGCCGCAGCAAACACCCATCTGGCTCCAACGTGAGCTTCAGCAGGGACACCGAGGGTGGTGAAGAAGAGCCCAGCAAGGTGACGGGAGGGGGTGGCACGGGGCAGCCACACCCTTGGCCACAGGCTGTCCTGGCCTCCCTGGCCAGCCTGGCCTCACAAGGTCTGAAAGAGCAGGCGTCTCTGCCCTCTGTCCCAGCACCTCCAGGCTAGGCCAGTGGTCCCTGAGGCCCTCCCCCAGTCTGCTGCGAAGTAGGTGGAACCTCCCCCTACCCTTCCATTCTTGTAATCGCAATCACTGGTGTCCCTATTGGAACCTTCCAAATATACACAGCCCAGGGCTCCCTCTTAGAGATGTTCCCTGGCCACAGAAGATCCCTCAACTGTGTCCTCTTTGGTCTGGCCACCCCTCTTTCTAGCTCCTGCCAGTGTCATGAGATATATTAATAGTCCATAGAAGCAGACGGGAGCCCAAGAAGGACAGGAAGCGGATTTCAGGAGGGAGGGGGTGGAAGAGGGTGAGCAGCAGCTCTCTCCTGGGAAGGGCGCCTTTCAGGGGCAGGAGCCCTCCCCAGCCTTGGGAGGTGGGCAGAGCCAGCGCTGGCTTCCCCACACCCTATCCCGGGCTGAGGCTCTCCTCCACATTTCCCCCAGACCCAGCCTGGGATGGAGAGCGACCCCTACGAAGCAGAGGACTTTGTGTGTGACTACCACCTGGAGATGCTGAGCCTGTCCCAGGACCAGCAGAACCCCTCCTGCATCCAGTTTGATGACTCCAACTGGCAGCTGCACCTCACCTCCCTCAAACCCCTGGGCCTCAATGTGCTGCTGAACCTGTGTGATGCCAGCGTCACCGAGCGCCTGTGCCGATTCTCCGACCACCTGTGCAACATCGCCCTGCAAGAGAGCCACAGCGCCGTGCTGCCCGTCCATGTGCCCTGGGGCCTCTGCGAGCTTGCCCGCCTCATTGGTACGGGTCCCCATGGCAGGGGATGGCTGGCTGGACCCGCCTCCTAGAAGAGGCCCAGTACCAACTCCTCACGGGACTTAATGGACCTGGCAGGGTATTGCCAGGGCATGGCCCTAAGTTCCTGTTCCCCGCCCTGCAGGCTTCACTCCTGGGGCCAAGGAGCTTTTCAAGCAGGAGAACCATCTGGCGCTGTACCGCCTCCCCAGTGCCGAGACAATGAAGGAGACATCGCTGGGGCGGCTCTCCTGTGTCACCAAGCGGCGGCCTCCCCTCAGCCACATGATCAGCCTCTTCATTAAAGACACCACCACCAGTGAGCCCTGGCTACGTTGGCCAGCACCAGGCGAGACCTTCCAGAGCTTGGCAGGGGGGCTCTGCCCA is a window encoding:
- the TMEM94 gene encoding transmembrane protein 94 isoform X29, whose product is MDLKEKHLGEPPSALGLSTRKALSVLKEQLEAVLEGHLRERKKCLTWKEVWRSSFLHHSNRCSCFHWPGASLMLLAVLLLLGCCGGQPAGSRGVGLVNASALFLLLLLNLVLIGRQDRLKRREVERRLRGIIDQIQDALRDGREIQWPNAMYPDLHMPFAPSWSLHWAYRDGHLVNLPVSLLVEGDIIALRPGQESFASLRGIKDDEHIVLEPGDLFPPFSPPPSPRGEVERGPQSPQQHRLFRVLETPVIDNVRWCLDMALSRPVTALDNERFTVQSVMLHYAVPVVLAGFLITNALRFIFSAPGVTSWQYTLLQLQVNGVLPILPLLFPVLWVLATACGEARVLAQMSKASPSSLLAKFSEDTLSSYTEAVSSQEMLRCIWGHFLRVLGGTSPTLSHSSSLLHSLGSVTVLCCVDKQGILSWPNPSPETVLFFSGKVEPPHSSHEDLTDGLSTRSFCHPEVEEEPHERDALLAGSLNNTLHLSNEQERGDWPGEAPKPPEPYSHHKAHGRSKHPSGSNTQPGMESDPYEAEDFVCDYHLEMLSLSQDQQNPSCIQFDDSNWQLHLTSLKPLGLNVLLNLCDASVTERLCRFSDHLCNIALQESHSAVLPVHVPWGLCELARLIGFTPGAKELFKQENHLALYRLPSAETMKETSLGRLSCVTKRRPPLSHMISLFIKDTTTSEPWLRWPAPGTEQMLSHGTADVVLEACTDFWDGADIYPLSGSDRKKVLDFYQRACLSGYCSAFAYKPMNCALSSQLNGKCIELVQVPGQSSIFTMCELPSTIPIKQNARRSSWSSDEGIGEVLEKEDCMQALSGQIFMGMVSSQYQARLDIVRLIDGLVNACIRFVYFSLEDELKSKVFAEKMGLETGWNCHISLTPNGDMPGSEIPPSSPSHAGSLHDDLNQVSRDDAEGLLLMEEEGHSDLISFQPTDSDIPSFLEDSNRAKLPRGIHQVRPHLQNIDNVPLLVPLFTDCTPETMCEMIKIMQEYGEVTCCLGSSANLRNSCLFLQSDISIALDPLYPSRCSWETFGYATSTSMAQASDGLSPLQLSGQLNSLPCSLTFRQEETISIIRLIEQARHATYGIRKCFLFLLQCQLTLVVIQFLSCLVQLPPLLSTTDILWLSCFCYPLLSISLLGKPPHSSIMSMATGKNLQSIPKKTQHYFLLCFLLKFSLTISSCLICFGFTLQSFCDSSRDRNLTNCSSVMLPSNDDRAPAWFEDFANGLLSAQKLTAALIVLHTVFISITHVHRTKPLWRKSPLTNLWWAVTVPVVLLGQVVQTAVDLQLWTHRDSHVHFGLEDVPLLTWLLGCLSLVLVVVTNEIVKLHEIRVRVRYQKRQKLQFETKLGMNSPF